A single window of Malus sylvestris chromosome 5, drMalSylv7.2, whole genome shotgun sequence DNA harbors:
- the LOC126621137 gene encoding G-type lectin S-receptor-like serine/threonine-protein kinase At4g27290 isoform X12, protein MRNHTCKKGVEGTIEVLDFHCFPTNLMKNPLKASTKMCLLLFYSTLLLIVAAVFSIADDGTSTFQSISDGETVVSTGGTFELGFYSPDASNRRYVGIWYKKISVKTIVWVANRDTPLTDLFGVLKITNPGILVLNHNMSTIWSSNTSRTAQNPVARLLDSGNLVVVDRSDDDPENFLWQSFDYPGDTCLPGAKLGRNTVTGFNWHLRSWKSPQDPSPGNYTYQFGPKGYAEMFLREGSVIKFRSGPWNGVRFSGMPQLSPNPIYTYGLVFEPDEMYYSYKLRNNSILSNMVLTSEGLSRRYIWIDRTKDWFLYLTAQIDNCNNYAFCGVYGTCNIEKSPVCSCLKGFTPKFPNEWDLVDWSNGCVRKTSLNCTGDVFQKYSGLKLPSTEQSWFNRSMNLKECEMVCMKNCSCTAYTNLDIRDGGSGCLLWYGDLIDIRYLAENGQDIYIRMASSELDNTKIDAKYSESNVKKMRIIISTTVLSTGLLIMGLALLFYVWKKQHQKGGKLGCGQKEDLELPLFDLMTVVSATSNFSIENKLGEGGFGSVFKGTMKDGQEIAVKKLSKSSQQGLDEFKNEVTHIAKLQHRNLVKLLGYCIQEDEMMLIYEYMPNKSLDFFIFDQRRRMLLDWPKRFEIINGIARGILYLHQDSRLRVIHRDLKASNILLGSEFNPKISDFGLARSFGGNETKTKTKKVVGTYGYMSPEYAIDGFYSIKSDVYSFGVMVLEIVSGSRNRGFSHPDHKLNLLGHVSVTTSNVRGIQKIGQACRLQF, encoded by the exons atgcGAAATCATACATGTAAGAAGGGCGTAGAGGGAACAATTGAGGTCTTAGATTTTCATTGCTTTCCCacgaatttaatgaaaaatccatTGAAAGCTTCAACCAAGATGTGCTTGCTTCTTTTCTACTCTACTTTGCTGCTCATTGTTGCAGCAGTATTCTCCATAGCTGATGACGGCACAAGTACATTTCAGTCCATTAGTGACGGTGAGACTGTAGTTTCAACTGGCGGAACATTTGAGCTAGGATTTTACAGTCCCGATGCTTCTAATAGACGGTATGTGGGGATATGGTACAAGAAGATTTCTGTTAAAACCATTGTATGGGTTGCCAACAGAGACACACCCCTCACTGATTTGTTTGGCGTCCTGAAGATCACCAACCCCGGAATACTTGTCCTCAACCACAACATGAGCACAATTTGGTCCTCCAACACATCGAGAACTGCACAGAATCCAGTGGCACGTCTTTTGGATTCGGGTAATCTTGTTGTGGTAGATAGGAGTGATGATGACCCTGAGAACTTTCTGTGGCAAAGTTTTGATTACCCTGGCGATACATGCCTACCAGGTGCGAAGCTTGGTAGGAACACAGTTACAGGCTTCAATTGGCATCTTAGATCATGGAAAAGTCCTCAGGATCCTTCTCCAGGTAATTATACATATCAATTTGGTCCCAAAGGATATGCAGAAATGTTTCTGAGGGAAGGTTCTGTCATAAAATTTCGGAGTGGACCATGGAATGGAGTCCGGTTCAGTGGAATGCCGCAGTTAAGTCCAAACCCTATATACACATACGGTCTTGTTTTTGAGCCTGATGAAATGTACTACAGTTACAAGCTTCGCAACAACTCAATCCTTTCGAACATGGTGTTAACTTCAGAGGGGCTTTCACGGCGCTATATATGGATTGATAGAACCAAAGATTGGTTTCTTTACCTAACAGCCCAGATTGATAACTGTAACAACTATGCATTCTGTGGTGTATATGGCACATGTAACATTGAAAAGTCCCCGGTATGTAGCTGTTTGAAAGGATTTACCCCAAAGTTTCCAAACGAATGGGATTTGGTGGATTGGTCAAATGGCTGTGTGAGAAAGACTTCTCTAAATTGCACCGGAGACGTGTTCCAAAAGTACTCGGGGTTGAAATTGCCTAGCACAGAACAATCCTGGTTTAACAGAAGTATGAACCTCAAGGAATGTGAGATGGTGTGCATGAAGAACTGCTCCTGCACGGCTTATACAAATTTGGATATCCGAGATGGAGGAAGCGGGTGTTTGCTGTGGTACGGCGATCTAATTGATATAAGATACTTGGCTGAAAACGGGCAAGATATTTATATAAGAATGGCTTCATCGGAACTAG ACAATACAAAGATCGACGCTAAATACTCTGAATCCAAtgtgaagaaaatgagaatcATAATAAGCACTACTGTGTTGTCTACCGGACTGCTGATCATGGGCCTGGCCCTGCTGTTTTATGTTTGGAAGAAGCAGCACCAGAAAGGTG GAAAACTGGGATGCGGCCAAAAGGAGGATCTTGAATTACCGTTATTTGATTTGATGACTGTAGTTTCTGCAACCAGTAACTTTTCAATTGAAAACAAACTTGGTGAAGGAGGTTTCGGATCTGTCTTTAAG GGTACAATGAAAGATGGACAAGAAATCGCAGTGAAAAAGCTTTCAAAAAGTTCTCAACAAGGGCTCGACgagttcaagaatgaagttACACATATTGCCAAACTTCAGCACAGGAATCTAGTGAAGCTTCTTGGATACTGCATTCAAGAAGACGAGATGATGCTGATCTACGAGTACATGCCTAACAAGAGCTTAGACTTCTTTATATTCG atcaaagaagaaggatgtTATTAGACTGGCCGAAGCGCTTTGAAATTATTAATGGGATAGCTCGAGGGATCctctatcttcatcaagattctAGACTGAGAGTTATCCATAGAGATCTCAAAGCAAGTAACATTTTGTTAGGCAGTGAATTTAATCCGAAAATCTCAGACTTTGGCCTGGCTAGAAGCTTTGGAGGAAATGAAACGAAAACAAAAACGAAGAAAGTGGTCGGAACATA CGGTTACATGTCCCCAGAATATGCAATTGATGGTTTCTACTCTATAAAGTCCGACGTCTATAGCTTTGGTGTTATGGTGCTAGAGATAGTGAGTGGGAGCAGAAATAGAGGATTCTCTCATCCAGACCACAAACTCAACCTTCTTGGACATGTGAGTGTGACAACATCAAATGTCAG AGGAATCCAGAAGATAGGCCAAGCATGTCGGCTGCAGTTctaa
- the LOC126621137 gene encoding G-type lectin S-receptor-like serine/threonine-protein kinase At4g27290 isoform X1, which translates to MRNHTCKKGVEGTIEVLDFHCFPTNLMKNPLKASTKMCLLLFYSTLLLIVAAVFSIADDGTSTFQSISDGETVVSTGGTFELGFYSPDASNRRYVGIWYKKISVKTIVWVANRDTPLTDLFGVLKITNPGILVLNHNMSTIWSSNTSRTAQNPVARLLDSGNLVVVDRSDDDPENFLWQSFDYPGDTCLPGAKLGRNTVTGFNWHLRSWKSPQDPSPGNYTYQFGPKGYAEMFLREGSVIKFRSGPWNGVRFSGMPQLSPNPIYTYGLVFEPDEMYYSYKLRNNSILSNMVLTSEGLSRRYIWIDRTKDWFLYLTAQIDNCNNYAFCGVYGTCNIEKSPVCSCLKGFTPKFPNEWDLVDWSNGCVRKTSLNCTGDVFQKYSGLKLPSTEQSWFNRSMNLKECEMVCMKNCSCTAYTNLDIRDGGSGCLLWYGDLIDIRYLAENGQDIYIRMASSELDNTKIDAKYSESNVKKMRIIISTTVLSTGLLIMGLALLFYVWKKQHQKGGKLGCGQKEDLELPLFDLMTVVSATSNFSIENKLGEGGFGSVFKGTMKDGQEIAVKKLSKSSQQGLDEFKNEVTHIAKLQHRNLVKLLGYCIQEDEMMLIYEYMPNKSLDFFIFDQRRRMLLDWPKRFEIINGIARGILYLHQDSRLRVIHRDLKASNILLGSEFNPKISDFGLARSFGGNETKTKTKKVVGTYGYMSPEYAIDGFYSIKSDVYSFGVMVLEIVSGSRNRGFSHPDHKLNLLGHAWMLHTEGRPLELLDTSVEDSITLHEVVRTIHVGLLCVQRNPEDRPSMSAAVLMLGGEGALPPPLEPGFYSERDLTELDAGHSSKACSANDVTISLLEAR; encoded by the exons atgcGAAATCATACATGTAAGAAGGGCGTAGAGGGAACAATTGAGGTCTTAGATTTTCATTGCTTTCCCacgaatttaatgaaaaatccatTGAAAGCTTCAACCAAGATGTGCTTGCTTCTTTTCTACTCTACTTTGCTGCTCATTGTTGCAGCAGTATTCTCCATAGCTGATGACGGCACAAGTACATTTCAGTCCATTAGTGACGGTGAGACTGTAGTTTCAACTGGCGGAACATTTGAGCTAGGATTTTACAGTCCCGATGCTTCTAATAGACGGTATGTGGGGATATGGTACAAGAAGATTTCTGTTAAAACCATTGTATGGGTTGCCAACAGAGACACACCCCTCACTGATTTGTTTGGCGTCCTGAAGATCACCAACCCCGGAATACTTGTCCTCAACCACAACATGAGCACAATTTGGTCCTCCAACACATCGAGAACTGCACAGAATCCAGTGGCACGTCTTTTGGATTCGGGTAATCTTGTTGTGGTAGATAGGAGTGATGATGACCCTGAGAACTTTCTGTGGCAAAGTTTTGATTACCCTGGCGATACATGCCTACCAGGTGCGAAGCTTGGTAGGAACACAGTTACAGGCTTCAATTGGCATCTTAGATCATGGAAAAGTCCTCAGGATCCTTCTCCAGGTAATTATACATATCAATTTGGTCCCAAAGGATATGCAGAAATGTTTCTGAGGGAAGGTTCTGTCATAAAATTTCGGAGTGGACCATGGAATGGAGTCCGGTTCAGTGGAATGCCGCAGTTAAGTCCAAACCCTATATACACATACGGTCTTGTTTTTGAGCCTGATGAAATGTACTACAGTTACAAGCTTCGCAACAACTCAATCCTTTCGAACATGGTGTTAACTTCAGAGGGGCTTTCACGGCGCTATATATGGATTGATAGAACCAAAGATTGGTTTCTTTACCTAACAGCCCAGATTGATAACTGTAACAACTATGCATTCTGTGGTGTATATGGCACATGTAACATTGAAAAGTCCCCGGTATGTAGCTGTTTGAAAGGATTTACCCCAAAGTTTCCAAACGAATGGGATTTGGTGGATTGGTCAAATGGCTGTGTGAGAAAGACTTCTCTAAATTGCACCGGAGACGTGTTCCAAAAGTACTCGGGGTTGAAATTGCCTAGCACAGAACAATCCTGGTTTAACAGAAGTATGAACCTCAAGGAATGTGAGATGGTGTGCATGAAGAACTGCTCCTGCACGGCTTATACAAATTTGGATATCCGAGATGGAGGAAGCGGGTGTTTGCTGTGGTACGGCGATCTAATTGATATAAGATACTTGGCTGAAAACGGGCAAGATATTTATATAAGAATGGCTTCATCGGAACTAG ACAATACAAAGATCGACGCTAAATACTCTGAATCCAAtgtgaagaaaatgagaatcATAATAAGCACTACTGTGTTGTCTACCGGACTGCTGATCATGGGCCTGGCCCTGCTGTTTTATGTTTGGAAGAAGCAGCACCAGAAAGGTG GAAAACTGGGATGCGGCCAAAAGGAGGATCTTGAATTACCGTTATTTGATTTGATGACTGTAGTTTCTGCAACCAGTAACTTTTCAATTGAAAACAAACTTGGTGAAGGAGGTTTCGGATCTGTCTTTAAG GGTACAATGAAAGATGGACAAGAAATCGCAGTGAAAAAGCTTTCAAAAAGTTCTCAACAAGGGCTCGACgagttcaagaatgaagttACACATATTGCCAAACTTCAGCACAGGAATCTAGTGAAGCTTCTTGGATACTGCATTCAAGAAGACGAGATGATGCTGATCTACGAGTACATGCCTAACAAGAGCTTAGACTTCTTTATATTCG atcaaagaagaaggatgtTATTAGACTGGCCGAAGCGCTTTGAAATTATTAATGGGATAGCTCGAGGGATCctctatcttcatcaagattctAGACTGAGAGTTATCCATAGAGATCTCAAAGCAAGTAACATTTTGTTAGGCAGTGAATTTAATCCGAAAATCTCAGACTTTGGCCTGGCTAGAAGCTTTGGAGGAAATGAAACGAAAACAAAAACGAAGAAAGTGGTCGGAACATA CGGTTACATGTCCCCAGAATATGCAATTGATGGTTTCTACTCTATAAAGTCCGACGTCTATAGCTTTGGTGTTATGGTGCTAGAGATAGTGAGTGGGAGCAGAAATAGAGGATTCTCTCATCCAGACCACAAACTCAACCTTCTTGGACAT GCGTGGATGCTACACACAGAAGGTAGGCCTCTCGAATTGCTTGATACATCGGTAGAGGACTCCATCACTTTGCATGAAGTTGTACGAACAATTCATGTGGGTCTTTTGTGTGTGCAGAGGAATCCAGAAGATAGGCCAAGCATGTCGGCTGCAGTTctaatgttgggtggtgaaggtGCATTGCCCCCACCTCTAGAACCTGGTTTCTACAGTGAAAGGGATTTGACTGAACTTGATGCCGGTCATTCTTCTAAAGCATGCTCAGCTAATGATGTCACTATTTCACTACTTGAGGCTCGATAA
- the LOC126621137 gene encoding G-type lectin S-receptor-like serine/threonine-protein kinase At4g27290 isoform X8 produces MRNHTCKKGVEGTIEVLDFHCFPTNLMKNPLKASTKMCLLLFYSTLLLIVAAVFSIADDGTSTFQSISDGETVVSTGGTFELGFYSPDASNRRYVGIWYKKISVKTIVWVANRDTPLTDLFGVLKITNPGILVLNHNMSTIWSSNTSRTAQNPVARLLDSGNLVVVDRSDDDPENFLWQSFDYPGDTCLPGAKLGRNTVTGFNWHLRSWKSPQDPSPGNYTYQFGPKGYAEMFLREGSVIKFRSGPWNGVRFSGMPQLSPNPIYTYGLVFEPDEMYYSYKLRNNSILSNMVLTSEGLSRRYIWIDRTKDWFLYLTAQIDNCNNYAFCGVYGTCNIEKSPVCSCLKGFTPKFPNEWDLVDWSNGCVRKTSLNCTGDVFQKYSGLKLPSTEQSWFNRSMNLKECEMVCMKNCSCTAYTNLDIRDGGSGCLLWYGDLIDIRYLAENGQDIYIRMASSELDNTKIDAKYSESNVKKMRIIISTTVLSTGLLIMGLALLFYVWKKQHQKGKLGCGQKEDLELPLFDLMTVVSATSNFSIENKLGEGGFGSVFKGTMKDGQEIAVKKLSKSSQQGLDEFKNEVTHIAKLQHRNLVKLLGYCIQEDEMMLIYEYMPNKSLDFFIFDQRRRMLLDWPKRFEIINGIARGILYLHQDSRLRVIHRDLKASNILLGSEFNPKISDFGLARSFGGNETKTKTKKVVGTYGYMSPEYAIDGFYSIKSDVYSFGVMVLEIVSGSRNRGFSHPDHKLNLLGHAWMLHTEGRPLELLDTSVEDSITLHEVVRTIHVGLLCVQRNPEDRPSMSAAVLMLGGEGALPPPLEPGFYSERDLTELDAGHSSKACSANDVTISLLEAR; encoded by the exons atgcGAAATCATACATGTAAGAAGGGCGTAGAGGGAACAATTGAGGTCTTAGATTTTCATTGCTTTCCCacgaatttaatgaaaaatccatTGAAAGCTTCAACCAAGATGTGCTTGCTTCTTTTCTACTCTACTTTGCTGCTCATTGTTGCAGCAGTATTCTCCATAGCTGATGACGGCACAAGTACATTTCAGTCCATTAGTGACGGTGAGACTGTAGTTTCAACTGGCGGAACATTTGAGCTAGGATTTTACAGTCCCGATGCTTCTAATAGACGGTATGTGGGGATATGGTACAAGAAGATTTCTGTTAAAACCATTGTATGGGTTGCCAACAGAGACACACCCCTCACTGATTTGTTTGGCGTCCTGAAGATCACCAACCCCGGAATACTTGTCCTCAACCACAACATGAGCACAATTTGGTCCTCCAACACATCGAGAACTGCACAGAATCCAGTGGCACGTCTTTTGGATTCGGGTAATCTTGTTGTGGTAGATAGGAGTGATGATGACCCTGAGAACTTTCTGTGGCAAAGTTTTGATTACCCTGGCGATACATGCCTACCAGGTGCGAAGCTTGGTAGGAACACAGTTACAGGCTTCAATTGGCATCTTAGATCATGGAAAAGTCCTCAGGATCCTTCTCCAGGTAATTATACATATCAATTTGGTCCCAAAGGATATGCAGAAATGTTTCTGAGGGAAGGTTCTGTCATAAAATTTCGGAGTGGACCATGGAATGGAGTCCGGTTCAGTGGAATGCCGCAGTTAAGTCCAAACCCTATATACACATACGGTCTTGTTTTTGAGCCTGATGAAATGTACTACAGTTACAAGCTTCGCAACAACTCAATCCTTTCGAACATGGTGTTAACTTCAGAGGGGCTTTCACGGCGCTATATATGGATTGATAGAACCAAAGATTGGTTTCTTTACCTAACAGCCCAGATTGATAACTGTAACAACTATGCATTCTGTGGTGTATATGGCACATGTAACATTGAAAAGTCCCCGGTATGTAGCTGTTTGAAAGGATTTACCCCAAAGTTTCCAAACGAATGGGATTTGGTGGATTGGTCAAATGGCTGTGTGAGAAAGACTTCTCTAAATTGCACCGGAGACGTGTTCCAAAAGTACTCGGGGTTGAAATTGCCTAGCACAGAACAATCCTGGTTTAACAGAAGTATGAACCTCAAGGAATGTGAGATGGTGTGCATGAAGAACTGCTCCTGCACGGCTTATACAAATTTGGATATCCGAGATGGAGGAAGCGGGTGTTTGCTGTGGTACGGCGATCTAATTGATATAAGATACTTGGCTGAAAACGGGCAAGATATTTATATAAGAATGGCTTCATCGGAACTAG ACAATACAAAGATCGACGCTAAATACTCTGAATCCAAtgtgaagaaaatgagaatcATAATAAGCACTACTGTGTTGTCTACCGGACTGCTGATCATGGGCCTGGCCCTGCTGTTTTATGTTTGGAAGAAGCAGCACCAGAAAG GAAAACTGGGATGCGGCCAAAAGGAGGATCTTGAATTACCGTTATTTGATTTGATGACTGTAGTTTCTGCAACCAGTAACTTTTCAATTGAAAACAAACTTGGTGAAGGAGGTTTCGGATCTGTCTTTAAG GGTACAATGAAAGATGGACAAGAAATCGCAGTGAAAAAGCTTTCAAAAAGTTCTCAACAAGGGCTCGACgagttcaagaatgaagttACACATATTGCCAAACTTCAGCACAGGAATCTAGTGAAGCTTCTTGGATACTGCATTCAAGAAGACGAGATGATGCTGATCTACGAGTACATGCCTAACAAGAGCTTAGACTTCTTTATATTCG atcaaagaagaaggatgtTATTAGACTGGCCGAAGCGCTTTGAAATTATTAATGGGATAGCTCGAGGGATCctctatcttcatcaagattctAGACTGAGAGTTATCCATAGAGATCTCAAAGCAAGTAACATTTTGTTAGGCAGTGAATTTAATCCGAAAATCTCAGACTTTGGCCTGGCTAGAAGCTTTGGAGGAAATGAAACGAAAACAAAAACGAAGAAAGTGGTCGGAACATA CGGTTACATGTCCCCAGAATATGCAATTGATGGTTTCTACTCTATAAAGTCCGACGTCTATAGCTTTGGTGTTATGGTGCTAGAGATAGTGAGTGGGAGCAGAAATAGAGGATTCTCTCATCCAGACCACAAACTCAACCTTCTTGGACAT GCGTGGATGCTACACACAGAAGGTAGGCCTCTCGAATTGCTTGATACATCGGTAGAGGACTCCATCACTTTGCATGAAGTTGTACGAACAATTCATGTGGGTCTTTTGTGTGTGCAGAGGAATCCAGAAGATAGGCCAAGCATGTCGGCTGCAGTTctaatgttgggtggtgaaggtGCATTGCCCCCACCTCTAGAACCTGGTTTCTACAGTGAAAGGGATTTGACTGAACTTGATGCCGGTCATTCTTCTAAAGCATGCTCAGCTAATGATGTCACTATTTCACTACTTGAGGCTCGATAA
- the LOC126621137 gene encoding G-type lectin S-receptor-like serine/threonine-protein kinase At4g27290 isoform X10 — protein sequence MRNHTCKKGVEGTIEVLDFHCFPTNLMKNPLKASTKMCLLLFYSTLLLIVAAVFSIADDGTSTFQSISDGETVVSTGGTFELGFYSPDASNRRYVGIWYKKISVKTIVWVANRDTPLTDLFGVLKITNPGILVLNHNMSTIWSSNTSRTAQNPVARLLDSGNLVVVDRSDDDPENFLWQSFDYPGDTCLPGAKLGRNTVTGFNWHLRSWKSPQDPSPGNYTYQFGPKGYAEMFLREGSVIKFRSGPWNGVRFSGMPQLSPNPIYTYGLVFEPDEMYYSYKLRNNSILSNMVLTSEGLSRRYIWIDRTKDWFLYLTAQIDNCNNYAFCGVYGTCNIEKSPVCSCLKGFTPKFPNEWDLVDWSNGCVRKTSLNCTGDVFQKYSGLKLPSTEQSWFNRSMNLKECEMVCMKNCSCTAYTNLDIRDGGSGCLLWYGDLIDIRYLAENGQDIYIRMASSELDNTKIDAKYSESNVKKMRIIISTTVLSTGLLIMGLALLFYVWKKQHQKGGKLGCGQKEDLELPLFDLMTVVSATSNFSIENKLGEGGFGSVFKGTMKDGQEIAVKKLSKSSQQGLDEFKNEVTHIAKLQHRNLVKLLGYCIQEDEMMLIYEYMPNKSLDFFIFDQRRRMLLDWPKRFEIINGIARGILYLHQDSRLRVIHRDLKASNILLGSEFNPKISDFGLARSFGGNETKTKTKKVVGTYGYMSPEYAIDGFYSIKSDVYSFGVMVLEIVSGSRNRGFSHPDHKLNLLGHRNPEDRPSMSAAVLMLGGEGALPPPLEPGFYSERDLTELDAGHSSKACSANDVTISLLEAR from the exons atgcGAAATCATACATGTAAGAAGGGCGTAGAGGGAACAATTGAGGTCTTAGATTTTCATTGCTTTCCCacgaatttaatgaaaaatccatTGAAAGCTTCAACCAAGATGTGCTTGCTTCTTTTCTACTCTACTTTGCTGCTCATTGTTGCAGCAGTATTCTCCATAGCTGATGACGGCACAAGTACATTTCAGTCCATTAGTGACGGTGAGACTGTAGTTTCAACTGGCGGAACATTTGAGCTAGGATTTTACAGTCCCGATGCTTCTAATAGACGGTATGTGGGGATATGGTACAAGAAGATTTCTGTTAAAACCATTGTATGGGTTGCCAACAGAGACACACCCCTCACTGATTTGTTTGGCGTCCTGAAGATCACCAACCCCGGAATACTTGTCCTCAACCACAACATGAGCACAATTTGGTCCTCCAACACATCGAGAACTGCACAGAATCCAGTGGCACGTCTTTTGGATTCGGGTAATCTTGTTGTGGTAGATAGGAGTGATGATGACCCTGAGAACTTTCTGTGGCAAAGTTTTGATTACCCTGGCGATACATGCCTACCAGGTGCGAAGCTTGGTAGGAACACAGTTACAGGCTTCAATTGGCATCTTAGATCATGGAAAAGTCCTCAGGATCCTTCTCCAGGTAATTATACATATCAATTTGGTCCCAAAGGATATGCAGAAATGTTTCTGAGGGAAGGTTCTGTCATAAAATTTCGGAGTGGACCATGGAATGGAGTCCGGTTCAGTGGAATGCCGCAGTTAAGTCCAAACCCTATATACACATACGGTCTTGTTTTTGAGCCTGATGAAATGTACTACAGTTACAAGCTTCGCAACAACTCAATCCTTTCGAACATGGTGTTAACTTCAGAGGGGCTTTCACGGCGCTATATATGGATTGATAGAACCAAAGATTGGTTTCTTTACCTAACAGCCCAGATTGATAACTGTAACAACTATGCATTCTGTGGTGTATATGGCACATGTAACATTGAAAAGTCCCCGGTATGTAGCTGTTTGAAAGGATTTACCCCAAAGTTTCCAAACGAATGGGATTTGGTGGATTGGTCAAATGGCTGTGTGAGAAAGACTTCTCTAAATTGCACCGGAGACGTGTTCCAAAAGTACTCGGGGTTGAAATTGCCTAGCACAGAACAATCCTGGTTTAACAGAAGTATGAACCTCAAGGAATGTGAGATGGTGTGCATGAAGAACTGCTCCTGCACGGCTTATACAAATTTGGATATCCGAGATGGAGGAAGCGGGTGTTTGCTGTGGTACGGCGATCTAATTGATATAAGATACTTGGCTGAAAACGGGCAAGATATTTATATAAGAATGGCTTCATCGGAACTAG ACAATACAAAGATCGACGCTAAATACTCTGAATCCAAtgtgaagaaaatgagaatcATAATAAGCACTACTGTGTTGTCTACCGGACTGCTGATCATGGGCCTGGCCCTGCTGTTTTATGTTTGGAAGAAGCAGCACCAGAAAGGTG GAAAACTGGGATGCGGCCAAAAGGAGGATCTTGAATTACCGTTATTTGATTTGATGACTGTAGTTTCTGCAACCAGTAACTTTTCAATTGAAAACAAACTTGGTGAAGGAGGTTTCGGATCTGTCTTTAAG GGTACAATGAAAGATGGACAAGAAATCGCAGTGAAAAAGCTTTCAAAAAGTTCTCAACAAGGGCTCGACgagttcaagaatgaagttACACATATTGCCAAACTTCAGCACAGGAATCTAGTGAAGCTTCTTGGATACTGCATTCAAGAAGACGAGATGATGCTGATCTACGAGTACATGCCTAACAAGAGCTTAGACTTCTTTATATTCG atcaaagaagaaggatgtTATTAGACTGGCCGAAGCGCTTTGAAATTATTAATGGGATAGCTCGAGGGATCctctatcttcatcaagattctAGACTGAGAGTTATCCATAGAGATCTCAAAGCAAGTAACATTTTGTTAGGCAGTGAATTTAATCCGAAAATCTCAGACTTTGGCCTGGCTAGAAGCTTTGGAGGAAATGAAACGAAAACAAAAACGAAGAAAGTGGTCGGAACATA CGGTTACATGTCCCCAGAATATGCAATTGATGGTTTCTACTCTATAAAGTCCGACGTCTATAGCTTTGGTGTTATGGTGCTAGAGATAGTGAGTGGGAGCAGAAATAGAGGATTCTCTCATCCAGACCACAAACTCAACCTTCTTGGACAT AGGAATCCAGAAGATAGGCCAAGCATGTCGGCTGCAGTTctaatgttgggtggtgaaggtGCATTGCCCCCACCTCTAGAACCTGGTTTCTACAGTGAAAGGGATTTGACTGAACTTGATGCCGGTCATTCTTCTAAAGCATGCTCAGCTAATGATGTCACTATTTCACTACTTGAGGCTCGATAA